CCGCGATGTTTAGCGCCACTGCGAGAAGTGAGCATCACAATGGGGATATTTTGATAGCGAGGATCTTTACGACAAGCTGCTAAGAATTCAAATCCATTCATATTAGGCATTTCCACATCACACAATACAGCTTGAATTTCAGAGGTTCTCGCAAGTTGCTCGATCGCCTCACGTCCATCCCCTGCTTGGAGTACCTGATAACCAAACTTTTCTAATGTCAAGTACAGTGATTGGCGAGCGGTGAGTGAATCATCCACAATCAGAAGTGTTTTTCTTTGGATAAACTTCGGTTTAGCTTCCAGTAAAGGCGGAGTAGAAATAGCGTTATTTGTAGATAGATAACCTCCAACCGTAGTACTAGATGATTGTTGGATCGACAACAATGCTGAAGTATCAATTACAGGCACAAGCGTACCATTACCCAATACCGTACAACCATAAAGATAGGATGGTGGTGCGATCGCTTTGCCAAAAGGCTTAATTGCTAATTCCTGCTCGTTGAGTACGCGATCTATAGGCAGCGCCATAATTTGATCCCCATCGGAAAATAGTAACAAGGTGATTTGATTTTCTTCAGTGAATGATTCGGTATTGAATATGTCTTGGGACTGTTTGGGTAATGGATAGCCCTCTGCAAATAGGTCGGTGGAATATAGAGGGATTAACCGATCTTCAAAACGGTAAAACCTACTGCCTTGGATGATTTGCACTTCATTAGCCTCAATGGGGATAATTCCCAGCAAGGTATCGATGGCGATCGCTAATAACCGCTCTTGAATGCTGAAGATCAGTAGTTTGGCAATACTCAAAGTGAGCGGCAGTTTAATTGTAAAAGTCGTACCTTGTCCTATTTCTGACTTGATTTCAATTGATCCTTTGAGACTGCGAACTTGCTCTTGGACAGTTGACAGCCCCATGCCTCGACCTGACAATTCCGAAACGGCTTCTACTGTCGAAAAGCTAGGCTCAAACAAAAGCTGATAGAGTTCTTCATTGGTAATCTGATCCGCTTTTTCTAATTCCAATAAACCAGTCGCGATCGCCTTTGCTTTGATATGGGCGGGATTAATGCCCTGACCATCATCCTTGATTTCGATATAGGTTTGATTGCCACGATAGTAAGCACGAATTTCAATGGTTGCAATCAAAGGCTTACCGAGATCTAGACGCTTTTGAGTAGACTCTGTACCATGATCGAAGGCATTGCGGACTAAATGCACAAAGGGATCATAAAGCTTTTCCAATACGGATTTATCAACTAATGTACCTGTGCCGAATAGTTTCAGGCTGACCTGTTTATTATACTTATTGGACATCTCCCGCACCATGCGCGGTAAGCTGCTGAGGATGTCACCTAAGGGCAACATCCTTGACCACAATAGGTCATACCGTAGCTGTTTCAGGATTTGCTGTTTGCGTCGTTGAGTTTGTTGTGTCTGTTGCATTAAAACCTTCATATCGCGCATTCCTTCATCCATCTGCGCGATATCTTCAAGCGCTTCTTGGATAAAGCTATGCAGATGCCCATAGGAATCCATTTGTAATGGATCGAAATCTGCTAATAGACTAGCTGAAGTCGAAAAGTTGGTGGGAATAGCATTAAGACGAGCAGAATCTACAGTTAGCTCTTGGGTTCTAACTTGCGATCGCTGCGCTTTATCTAGCCAAGTTTGCAGATTTTTTGAAAGTTGATCGAAACTTTTGAACTGCTTTTGAATGCGTTCAATTTTAGATTGAAGCTGCTGATTTTGCAGGATCGAAGCATTCTCTTGTGTCACTAATTCACTAGAGAAGTTATTCAATCGATCTAATCTAGGCAAATCGACTCGGATGGTTTCGGCTATATAAGGAGTGGCAGTTGTTGGAATAGAGGCAGTCTCTTTGGAAGCGTAATTTTTGGCTATTAGTGATTTGGAATTTTGTGGAGACTCAGACAATGGCAGGGGAGAGGGAGTGGCTAATTCTGTTAATGAAGGCTCTTGAGGTCTAAAGAAATCAGATAATTCAGATATATCTGATGCGGTATCAAAATCATTAAAGTTATTTTTTTCTAAAGCCTCATTGATATTAGATACTTCTTCGTCTAGATGTGATTGAGAAATGGGAAAAATATCAAAATTTTGGTCTAGATCTATATCTAGTTGATCTAGATCTACCTTATCAAAATCATCAAATCCGTTGGGTTCTATTTTTGCTTTTAATAGGTCTGAGTTGATTGAGGAGATATCATCATCAAGCTCGGTAAATTCCGTCCTATCAGCCAGTAAGTTTAAGCTTGTTTCTAGGGTTACTTCTGGAGTTACTTCTAGAAAATTATCGACAAAAATATCTGAGATTACATCTTCTTGAGTTTTATTTTGAGTTTCATTTTGAGTTTCGCTTTGAATATTTATTTGTATTTTGTTGTTAGCTTCCTTTTGTGAATCTGACTGAGGAACTGGAAATTTAATTTCATCTAGTTCTTTTTCTAAAGATAGGAACCAATCGTCAGCATTGTCAAACTCCTCCTCAAAAGGAGATTCTTCAGATAAAGTTGCCATCTTTATCATTGCCTGACTTACTAGATCGTGATCGGTTTGATTGTGGGGTTTTGTCAGAGCAATTAACTCTTGACTAGGTTGCCCTCCTTGAGCGCGATCACCTGCCAAAACCTCGGCACGGGCAGCTTCAAAGTTAGCGATCGCCACTTTCCCTACCAAAATGGGATTATCAGGATTATGTTCGAGAGCATCTAATGTCACTTGGGCGATCGCTTTAAATCCAGATAAATTTAACAGTTCGCCAATACCGCTAAATACTTCTACTTGCGCTCGAATTTCCCCTGTCACAGGCACACCTTCGGGATTAGCAAGCACATTTTGCAATCTTAAAATCCCCTGCTGCACATCGCCTTCAAACACGATCTGCACTATATCAACACCTAGCTCGGCGGCTGTAGGCAATTCAACATCTTCATCCGTATCACCCAAATAGAGCTTCAGCACTTCAAATATAGGCTCGGCGGTCGCGATAGCTGCTGCCGATTCGTAATGTCCTGATTGCAGTTGATCCATTAATGGTATCCGCAAACAGTCGTAAGCCTGTAACAACAAGCCTTCCACATCCGCATCAATCTCGCCTTCAAAACGATATAGCGATCGGAAGACATCTTCTAATTGATGGGCGATGGTTTTAATGCCTTCAAAGTTAAGGCTTGCTGAGCCTCCCTTAATGGAGTGAGCAGCACGCATAATCGAGTGAATATTCGCAGTACTTCTGTCTTCACGTAGAGAGAGCAACCCT
This genomic stretch from Pseudanabaena galeata CCNP1313 harbors:
- a CDS encoding hybrid sensor histidine kinase/response regulator — translated: MYSTETEIHDQAYQFFKQEAPEFLQTIETGLLSLREDRSTANIHSIMRAAHSIKGGSASLNFEGIKTIAHQLEDVFRSLYRFEGEIDADVEGLLLQAYDCLRIPLMDQLQSGHYESAAAIATAEPIFEVLKLYLGDTDEDVELPTAAELGVDIVQIVFEGDVQQGILRLQNVLANPEGVPVTGEIRAQVEVFSGIGELLNLSGFKAIAQVTLDALEHNPDNPILVGKVAIANFEAARAEVLAGDRAQGGQPSQELIALTKPHNQTDHDLVSQAMIKMATLSEESPFEEEFDNADDWFLSLEKELDEIKFPVPQSDSQKEANNKIQINIQSETQNETQNKTQEDVISDIFVDNFLEVTPEVTLETSLNLLADRTEFTELDDDISSINSDLLKAKIEPNGFDDFDKVDLDQLDIDLDQNFDIFPISQSHLDEEVSNINEALEKNNFNDFDTASDISELSDFFRPQEPSLTELATPSPLPLSESPQNSKSLIAKNYASKETASIPTTATPYIAETIRVDLPRLDRLNNFSSELVTQENASILQNQQLQSKIERIQKQFKSFDQLSKNLQTWLDKAQRSQVRTQELTVDSARLNAIPTNFSTSASLLADFDPLQMDSYGHLHSFIQEALEDIAQMDEGMRDMKVLMQQTQQTQRRKQQILKQLRYDLLWSRMLPLGDILSSLPRMVREMSNKYNKQVSLKLFGTGTLVDKSVLEKLYDPFVHLVRNAFDHGTESTQKRLDLGKPLIATIEIRAYYRGNQTYIEIKDDGQGINPAHIKAKAIATGLLELEKADQITNEELYQLLFEPSFSTVEAVSELSGRGMGLSTVQEQVRSLKGSIEIKSEIGQGTTFTIKLPLTLSIAKLLIFSIQERLLAIAIDTLLGIIPIEANEVQIIQGSRFYRFEDRLIPLYSTDLFAEGYPLPKQSQDIFNTESFTEENQITLLLFSDGDQIMALPIDRVLNEQELAIKPFGKAIAPPSYLYGCTVLGNGTLVPVIDTSALLSIQQSSSTTVGGYLSTNNAISTPPLLEAKPKFIQRKTLLIVDDSLTARQSLYLTLEKFGYQVLQAGDGREAIEQLARTSEIQAVLCDVEMPNMNGFEFLAACRKDPRYQNIPIVMLTSRSGAKHRGVAQMLGASGYLTKPYLEQELSKTIQSLLV